The DNA window GCCGGGTCGCGCTTGGCGATTTCCGCAATTGCCGCAAGGGCGAGGGTGGTCTTGCCGATGCCGCCCGGCCCAGTCAGGGAGACGATGGGATGTCGATCCTCTCTGCAGAGCTCTTCCCTGACGCGGGCCTCCAAGCTGTTCCTCGGGATGTGGCCCACCGGCATTGGGGGAAGGTTGGCGAACGTGTTGCCCCTAATTCGAGCGCGATCGGCCCCTCCGTTTCGCTCGGCGGGAGGCGACCAGGAGGCTTTGACCACGCAGCGCCGTCCATGCGCGCCAGTTCGTTCGTGACGTACGAGATAGCTTCGAAGGTGTTAGACTTGAAGTTTCCATTCGGGACGAGAACATCGCGTACGTCCGGATCGCTGAAGACGAGCGGAACGTGGATGTGGCTGTCTAGGTGTAAAAACACACCATTCGGAAGTGTTATGTCGCGTGTCCTCTTCAGGTACTCGAATGGCGAGCAGTCCCCCAGGAGTTGGGACACACGGTACTTCCCTGACAGATTGCGGTGAAGGTAAGCCCAAGGAACCTGAAACAGCTCGAACTGACCCATCACAGATCCGATCGCTTCGGCCAGGAGGGGACAAGCATAGCTGCAGTCGGCACTGGTGGGTGCGCCGTGGCCTCGCGTTCTGTTTCGGATAGCTGCGCCCAGTTGAAAGAACTGGCGAAGCGCGACCCTCGAGCCTATTTGGGTGTCGAGCCCGAACCGCTTCGCCGCTTCGCGGAGGCGCAGTACGGCCGCGTATCGCCAGTCTCCTTCTGCTACGCGCTCCGTCAGGTGCCGGCGGATGCCGCTAGCGGCCGGAAGGAAGTGCTGCGCCGCTGGCCCGGTTAGCGCCGCGTTCAGCACGTCCACCCACTCCCCGAGCGAATCGGCCCGTACAAGCGTGTGTTCGAGAGAATACCTGTGGCGCTCGGGTTCCTCGTCTAAGCATGCAACAACGCTTGCCGTGGCCAGCTTTGTGATGTACTCAAGTTGGAGCAGTAGCGCGTGAAAGTACGCGATATCGCCCTCGCTCTGGTCGCGGGCGACGCGCGCTCTGATTCCGTCGAGCAGCGGGCCAGCGCTCATTGTCTCACCATCTTCAATCTGTCCGCCTAACAAGAATTGGACAGGCCTGCATAGCGCCTCCAACCCGGCCGGTTTCGCAGTCTAGCACCTGTCGCCTTTCCCGCCTTGATCTCACCCGCTTCCTTAAAATTAGCCACGCCCGCGACCGGCTACCCATCTCCGTGATAGGCAGACCTGCCTAACCCGTCCTGCGCCGACCTGTGGCATCCGCCGGCATGCCAGCTGTCTTTGGCGCCCATTATCGCGCGCCGGCGTTGCCTCTGCAATCCTGAAGGGGCCTCTGCCGCCCGGCGACCCGCCGGGGCCTGGCCATCTCTTCTACAGCTCGGCCAACCGGCCGGCCGGGCTACGAACCGCACCGGGTCCCCCGTTCAGCACTCGGGACCTCAACTTGATATCATTTTCTAACAATTTTGTTCTACGCTTTTTCCTGGGATCGTTCAAAAAGCGTTACACAGCAGCCGATGAGTGTCTCCACTTTCGAGGTGGACGTACTCGCCCGATGCCGGGAGATCGTCGAGGATCCGGCCTTCACCGCCGTCCGCCGCTGGAAAGAGGCTCATCCGTACCAGAAAGTCGTTGGGTGCTACCCCGTCTATAGTCCGATCGAACTAGTCCACGCCGCGGGCGCGCTGCCCGTGGGCATCATCGGCGGCGGCAACCAGGTGGAGATCGCCCACGCTGACGCCCGCTTCCAGTCCTTCATCTGCTCCATCGTGAAGAGCACCCTGGAGCTGGGACTGACCGGGCGGCTCGACCTCCTCGACGGGATTTTCTTCCACTCCATTTGCGATCCTGCCCGCAACCTGGCCGCCGTCTTCGCCCGGAACTTCCCGAACCTGCGCGTGGAGTACATCCACTACCCTCAGAACCTGGCCTCGCCCACGGCGGTGACCTACTTCCGCGCTGAGCTGGAGCGGATCCGCGCCGCCCTGGCCGAAATCACGGGCCGGTCGATTGCCGATGAGGCTCTCCATGACAGCATCGTCCTCTACAACCGGTGGCGCACCCGCATCCGCCACCTCTACGAATTGCGGCAGGCCGCGCCGGAGAAGCTGCCGGCGGCGGAGGCTTACACCCTGCTGCGCGCCGGCACGCTGATGCCGGTGGAGGAGCACCTGCCACTCCTGGAGGCTGCGTTGCGCAAGATCCCCGGACGGACGGCGAAACGGCAGGACCGCATCAGGGTCGTCGTGGAGGGAGCCTTCTGCGAGCAGCCTCCCGTGGACCTCATCGCTGCCATCGAGCAGGCGGGCTGCTACCTCCTGGACGACGACCTGCTGCTGGGGTGGCGGTGGTTCACCGGCGACGTGCCGGAAGACGGCGACCCCCTGGAGGCGCTGGCCACCAGCTACATCGACCGCAGCGTCTACTGCGGGACCAAGCACGACACCCGCGCCCCCAAGGCCGCTCACCTGGTCCAGCGCGTCCGCGCCCTGGGCGCCGACGCCGTCCTGTTTCTGTGCGCTAAGTTCTGCGAGCCGGCGCTGTTTGACTACGCCCTCTACCGCCGCGCCCTGGAGGAGGCCGGGATCCCCCACCTCTTCCTGGAGTTCGAAGAGAAGATGTGGATCTTCGACCGGGCCCGGGGCGAGGTGGAGACCTTCGTGGAGTCCATGCTCTTCGGCTGATGGAGGGAAACGTGGCGGCGGACCCAAAGACCAGCTATCAGGGCCGGATTCACCTGCTCCAGAAGGAGCTGATGGGGCGCTACTACCAGGAGCTGACGGCGGCCGCCCGGGACGGTAGTCCCCCGGCCGCCTACATGTTGATCAGCGGCAACCCCGTGGAGCTGGTGCGGGCCTTCGGCATGCTCCCCGTCTACCCCGAGGTCAACGCCCTGCAGATCGCCGTGAAGAAGCAGGCGCTGCCTTACATCCTCAAGGCCGAAGAGCTGGGCTACTCGGTGGACAACTGTGCCTACGTCAAGGCGGACATCGGCCTGTACTTCAGCGGGCGGCAGGCGCCCTTTGGGACCATCCCCGAACCTGCCCTTATCCTGTGCAACTACGTGGGCTGCAACGTCTACCTGAACTGGTTCGAGCACCTGAGAGAGTACGCGCGGGCAGAGGTCTTTTTTCTGGACATCCCCTTCGTCCGCGACCCGATGGCACCGCGGCCCGAGGACCTGGCCTATGTAGTGGCGCAGTTACGGGAGCTGATCTCCGTCTGCGAGCGGATCACCGGACGTCCTCTGGACTGGGAGTACCTGCGCCACATCTGCGCCCTCTCGGCGAAGACCGGCCAGCTGTGGGCGCAGATCAAGCACCTGACCAAGCACGTCCCCTGCCCCCTGGACGCCTACTTCGACGCCGTCACCCTCATGGGGCCGCTGTACTGCCTGCGGGGCAGCGAGGAGGGGCTGCGCTTCTTCGAGGAGGCCTACCGCGAGGTCAAGGAGCGCACCGAGCTGGGCCTGGGGCCGCTGCCCGAGGAGCGCTACCGCTTCGTCATCGAGGGGCCGCCGCCCTGGCCCTACCTGCGGGTCTTCCGCGACCTCTTCTCCCGCTGGGGGGCGGTGGCCGTTGCATCGACGTACTCCACCGTGGGGGGGCTGTGGGAGTTCGGGTTCGCCCACGACCCTGACCACCCCCTGGAGAGCATCGCCCAGCACATGCTCTACTGGAACCTGACCAACCGCGACCTGCTCCGCCGCTACCAGCAGATCCGCCGGTACGTTCAGGAGTGGGGAGCCCACGCCCTGGTCATCCACTCGGTGAAGAGCTGTCGTCTCTTCAGCGCCGGCCAGGGCGACATGCGGGAGTACTTCAGCCGGGAGCTGGGAGTGCCCACCCTCCTGGTGGAGTCGGACCTGGAGGACCCCCGCTACTTCTCCGAGGCCCAGATGCGCAACCGCATCGACGCGTTCTTTGAAGCGCTGGAGCACCGCAGGCTGGTGGGCGCGGAGGCCCGGCCGTGAGGTTCGCTGCCGGCGTCGACGTCGGCTCCACCCAGACCAAGGCCGTCATCCTGAACGAGGATAGGGAGATCGTCGGCCGTGGCCTGCAGGATACCGGCGCCAACATCACTCGGGCGGCTGAACAGACGTTCGGGCAGGCGCTGCGCGATGCGGGCCTGGATCGGGAAGAGGTCCTCTACGTGGTGGGGACGGGATATGGGCGCTTCCGCGTCACCTTCGGCCACGCCCAGATCACCGAGATCTCCTGTCACGCCAGGGGGGCCGCCTTCCTCTTCCCCCGCACCCGCACCGTGATCGACATGGGGGGTCAGGACGCCAAGGGGATCAAGGTCGGCCCCGGCGGCGAGGTGATCGACTTCGTCATGAACGACAAGTGCGCTGCCGGCACCGGACGGTTCCTGGCCAACGCTGCCGACGTCCTGGGCCTCACCCTGGACGCCATCGGGCCGCTCTCCCTGCGGGGCGCTCATCCGGTGCGTCTCTCCACCGTCTGCACGGTCTTCGTGGAGTCCGACATCATGGCCTACCTGGCGCAGGGCAAGCAGGTGGAGGACATCCTGGCCGGCGTGCACAGCGCCATCGCCGCACGCACTATCTCCCTGGTGCGGCGGGTGGGGCTGGAACCGGAGATCACCTTTACCGGCGGGGTCAGCCGGAACGTGGGGATGGTGCGGGCGCTGGAGGAGAAGCTGGGGGGAGCCATCAACGTCAGCACCGAGGCGCACTACATGGGGGCGTTGGGCGCCGCACTCTTCGCCCTGGAGCGGGCGTTGCACATGGCCCCAGCGATGTCGGTGGAGGTGGCGGCGGGCCCTCCGGCCTGCGGACCGGGGGCGCAGAGCAGGGGTGCAGGGGGATGAGGCTGGTCGCCGGCCTCGACCTGGGGTCCCGGTTCACCAAGGCCGTGCTCCTCAATGAGGAGCAGGCGGTGGTGGCCCGGGCCGCTGTGCGCACCCGGCCCGACTTTCCCGCGGTGGCCCGGGAGGCGCTGGAGCGCGCCCTGGAGGCCGCAGGATCCGAGGCCGCGGCGGTGGACTATGTGGCCACCACCGGTTTTGGCCGGGGTAACGTGCCGTTCCGGGACATCCAGATCACCGAGATCACCTGCATCGCCCATGCGGCGGCGCGGCTCTATCCCCAGGCGCGCTTTGTGCTGGACATCGGCTTTCAGAGCACGCGGGCCGTGCGCACCGAGCCGGGTGGACGGGTGGCCGAGTTCGCCACCAACGACAAGTGCGCCGCCGGCGCCGGGGGGTTCCTGGAGCGGGCCGCCCGCTACCTGGAGGTGCCGCTGGAGCAGCTGGGGCGGCTCTCCCTGCGGGCGGCCACTCCCCAGTCCATCAGCAGCATCTGCGCCGTACTGGCGGAGACGGAGATTATCAACCACCTCACCGCGGGAGTCGCCCTGGAGGACATCGTGGGGGGAATCCACCGATCGCTGGCCGGGCGGGCACACGCGCTTCTGCGCCGGATCAGGCTGGACGGTGCAGTGGTCTTCCTGGGCGGCGTCGCCGTCCAGGAAGGCATGGTGCAGGCCCTGAGAGAGGTGCTGGGTGTGCCTGTGGAGGTGCCCCAGGCCCCAGAGTCCGTCTGCGCCCTGGGCGCGGCGCTGCTGGGGCTGCGACGGCACGCCGGAACAATGGCGGCGGGGAGGGTCCGGTAGTGGGGCTACCCGCGGAGCGCAAGCAGGTCCTGCAGTGGCTGGCCAGCATCCTGGCGCTGGCTGGCGACGGCGCTTTCGCCGTCGACGGCGGGCAGCGCATCTTCCTCTGGAACAGCGCCGCTCAGGCGATGCTGGGACACGCGGCCAGCGAAGTGATCGGCCGTCGCTGCCACGAGGTCTTGGACGGGCGAGACGCCTCCGGCAACCTCCTGTGCTGCGCGCGCTGCCCGCTGATGGTGATGGCTCAGCGCGGCGAGCGCGTCGCCAGCCGGGACATGGCGGTCACCCCCCGGGTGGGCGAACCCCGGTGGCTGAACATCTCCACGCTGGTCCTGCCCATGGGGATGGGCCTGGTACACTTCTTCCGCGACGTCACCGGCGAGCGGGCGCGACGGCGCCTCACCGAGGAGGCGCTGGCCGGCCGGCTGCAGGCGGCGGAGGCTACCATGGCTCCCCCGGGGCTTACGCGGCGGGAGGTGGAGGTCCTCAGGTGTCTGGTCCGGGGGGCCTCCACCCGGGAGATCGCCAGGACGCTGTACATTTCCCCTCTGACCGCGCGCAACCACATTCAGCGGATCCTGCGCAAGCTGGGGGCGGCAACGCGGGCTGAGGCTGTAGCCATTGCCCTGGGCGTCCGCCCCGACCCCACGGCGTCCCTGGTCAATTAGTGCGGGCGCACCAGAAAATTGGTGCGAACGACCTATTGTGGCTAATCCGTTGGTGCCATAGCATCGGGTCACCGACCGACCGGTCGGACGCCTTCCGCATCCTGCTCCCGGGGGTGGGCGGATGGGGCTGACCATGGCCGAGAAGATCCTGGCGCGCGCGGCGGGCCGGGAGGAGGTCGCCCCCGGAGAGTTCGTGGTCGCCGCCGTCGACCTGGCCATGGTGCACGACATCTTCGCCACCCGCGTCTTTTCACTGCTCCGTTCGGCCGGCTTCCGCCGCGTCTGGGATCGCACCAGGGTCGTGGCTGTGATTGACCACCTGGTGCCCGCGCCTACCGCGGCCGCCGCGGCTGTGCACCAGCAGATGCGCCGGGACGTGGCTGAGTTTGGCCTCACCCGATTCTTCGACGCCGGCACCGGAATCTGTCACCAGCTCCTCCCCGAGCGGGGACACGTGCGCCCGGGCATGTTGCTGGTGGGGACTGACTCCCACACCACCACCCACGGTGCCCTGGGCGCGGCGGCCACCGGCATCGGGACCACGGAGATGGCCTACGTCCTGGCCACCGGCCGCCTGTGGTTTCGCGTCCCCGAGACCGTTCGGGTGGAGCTCACGGGTGCGCCGGGCCCGGGTGTGGGGTGGAAGGACGCCATCCTCCACCTGGCCGGCCGCATCGGCGCGGATGGGGCACAGTACCGCGCCCTGGAGTTCGCCGGCGCCGCCCTGGCCGGCATGGGCATCGGCGGGCGGATGACCATGGCCAACATGGCCGTTGAACTGGGGGCGAAGTTCGGGCTCTTCCCCGCCGATGCCGCGGCCCTGGACTACCTGGCCGAGCGCGGCCTGGAGGTGCTGCCCTTTGGGCCCGACCCCGACGCCGTCTATCAGGAGACCCTGACGGTGGACCTTTCGGCTCTGGAACCCCAGGTCGCCCTCCCCCACAGCGTCGACCGGGTCCGGCCCGTCTCTGCTGTGGCCGACCTCCCGGTCGACCAGGCCTTCATCGGATCATGCACCAACGGGCGGGTGGAGGACCTGGAGGTGGCGGCCCAGTACCTGGCCGGCCGCCGCGTCCACCCCCGCACCCGGCTCATCGTGGCCCCGGCGTCGCGCGCCGTCCTGCAGGAGGCCATGGAACGGGGGATCCTGCCAGCGCTGCTTGCGGCCGGCGCCCTCCTGCTGCCTCCCGGATGTGGACCATGCTTCGGCGGCCACCAGGGGTTGCTGGCCCCAGGGGAGCGGTGCATCGGCACCCACAACCGCAACTTCGCAGGGCGCATGGGGAGCCCGGCGGCGGAGATCTACCTGGCGTCCCCGGCCACGGTGGCGGCCAGTGCGCTGTACGGCCGCATCACCGACCCGCGCAGGGTGGAGAGGTCAGCCGGCCATGTCCTCCGCTGAAGCCACCTCCGTCATCCGCGGCCGCGCCTGGGTCTTCGGGGACGACATCAGCACCGACCTGCTGGACCCGGGAGAATACGCCATCGCCCCGCTGCAGGAACGGGTGCGGCACACCCTGGAGGCGGCCAACCCGCGCTTCGCCCCGGAAGTACGGCCGGGTGACGTCCTGGTGGCGGGGAGGAACTTCGGCTGCGGGAGCAGTCGGGAGACCGCCGCCCAGGCGCTGCAGGCACTCGGCGTGGGGTGTGTGGTCGCCGAATCCCTGGCCCGCATCTTCCTGCGCAACGCAGTGGCCATCGGCCTGCCCGTCCTGGTCTGCCCCGGGGTCAGGGAGGCGGTGCGGGAGGGAGACCCGGTGGAGGTGGACCTGCATGCGGCACGGCTTATCAACCTGCGGACGGCGCGGACCGTCCAGGGCAACCCGCTGCCGCCGTTGATGCGCGAGATCCTGGCTGCCGGGGGGATGCTGCCCCTGCTGCGGAAGCTGGCTGCGGACGCGGCCGAGGGCCGCGGGTGGGTAGATGATCTGGGATCCTGAGCGGGAGTGCGCCGACCGGGTCAGTCTGGTCCAGGTGCAGCTCGAACGGCTGCGGGCGGTCCTGGCGCGCCTTGCGGCTCGCGTGCCCTTCTACCGGCAGCGGCTGGCTGCGGCCCGCATCGACGCCGATGGCATCACTGCCCTGGAGGACCTCCGTCGGCTTCCCTTAACCACCAAGGACGACCTGCGCCGCCTCTATCCCTTCGGCCTCTTTGCCACGGACTCGGACGAACCGGTGGAGCTGCATTGTTCTTCGGGTACGACCGGGACCGCCACCCTGGTGGGCTACACCCGCAGGGACCTGGAGATCTGGTCGGAGGTGATGGCCCGCACGCTGGCGGCCGGGGGCGTGCGCCCCGGCGACCTGGTGCACAACGCCTACGGCTACGGGCTGTTTACCGGGGGGCTGGGGTTTCACTACGGCGCACTGCGCCTGGGGGCGCGCGTCCTGCCCATCTCCTCGGGCCAGACCGCCCGCCAGGTGAGGCTCCTGCGGGAGCTGGGGGCCACTGTGCTGGCGTGTACCCCCTCGTATGCGCTGCATCTGGCTGAGGTGGTGGAAGAGGCGGGGATGGGTCCTCTGTCTCTGCGCGTGGGGTTGCTGGGCGCCGAGCCCTGGAGCGAGGGGATGCGCAGGGAGATCGAGCGGCGCCTGGGGATCACGGCGGTGGACGTTTACGGTCTCAGCGAGATCATCGGGCCCGGGGTGGCCTGCGAGTGCGCCGAGGCTCGCCAGGGGTTGCACATCAACGAGGACCACTTCCTGGCGGAGGTGGTCGACCCTGCCTCCGGGGAGGTGCTGCCCGACGGGGAGACCGGCGAGCTGGTCCTGACCACCCTGACCAAAGAGGCCACGCCGCTTTTGCGCTACCGCACCGGCGACCTCACGGCGCTGGACCGCGCCCCCTGCCCCTGCGGCCGGCAGCTCGCCCGGATGGCCCGGGTGCGCGGCCGGGTGGACGACATGCTGGTGGTGCGGGGGGTTAACGTCTTTCCCGCCGACGTGGAGGCGGTGCTCACCTCCCTGGGAGAGCTGGCCCCGGCCTATCAGCTCATCGTGGACCGCCAGACGACCCTGGACGAGCTGGAGGTACAGGTGGAGGCGCGGGAGTGGCTCACCCCCGCTGCGGGCGAAGGCCTGGCCATGCGCGTGGCAGCGGCCATCCGAGACCAGCTGGGACTGCGCACCCGTGTCACCGTCCTGCCGCCCAGGCAGCTTCCGCGCAGCGAAGGCAAGGCGCTGCGGGTCGTGGACCGCCGCGGCCTCAAGGAGGGCGTCAGGAGATGAGAGAGCAGGGCGGGGGACGGCAGTGGATCTACGAGTGGAACGCGGGCCGCGGAGCGCCTCGCCCCGCGCGGCGCGTGGAGGTAAACGACGAGACGCTGCGCGATGGCCTGCAGAGCCCCTCGGTGATCCATCCCCCCCTGGAGACGAAGTGCCAGATCCTCCACCTGATGGCGGAGCTGGGGATCGAGAGCGCCAATATCGGCTATCCGGCAGCGGGCCCCCGGGCTCTGGAGGACGTTGTCCGACTGGCGCAGGAGATCGGGCGCGCCCGGCTACCCATCCGGCCCAACTGCGCCGGCCGCACCACCGAAGCGGACATCACGCCCATCGCTGAGGCCCAGGACCGCTCCGGCGTGGCCATCGATGCGGCCCTGTTCATCGGCTCCAGCCCCATCCGCCAGTACGCCGAGGGCTGGGGCCTGGACTTCCTGCGGCGCACCACCGAGCAGGCGGTCACCCTGGCCCGGCGGCTGGGGCTGGAGGTCATGTTCGTCACCGAGGACACCACCCGGGCACGTCCCGCGCACCTGCGCGCCCTCTACACCACGGCTATCGAGTGCGGCGCCCGGCGCATCTGCCTGGCGGACACGGTGGGGCACGCCACGCCCTGGGGCGTGCGGCGGCTGGTGCGCTTCATGCGTCGGGTCGTGGAGGGCACCGGTAGGGAGATCAAGATAGACTGGCACGGGCACCGTGACCGGGGGTTGGACCTGATCAACTCCCTGGCGGCTATCGAGGCGGGCGCGGACCGGATCCACGCCTGCGCCCTGGGGATCGGCGAGCGCGTGGGCAACACCCCCATGGACCTGCTGCTGGTCAACCTGAAGCTCCTCGGCTGGCGCGACGCCGACCTCTCGGCGCTGCCGCGGTACTGCGAGACGGTGGCTCGGGCTGTAGGTCTGCCCATCCCCTGCAACTACCCGGTGGTGGGGAAGGACGCCTTCGAGACCAGCACCGGCGTCCACGCCGCGGCCATCCTCAAGGCCTACCGCAAGGGGCACCACTGGCTGGCCAACCGGATCTACAGCGGTGTGCCGGCGGAGGAGGTGGGCCGCCAGCAGGTGATCTCTGTGGGGCCGATGAGCGGTCAGGCCAACGTGGTCTGCTGGCTGCAGCGGCGGGGGATCGAGCCGGTGCCCAGGTTGGTGGAGGCGATCCTGGACGCGGCCAAGGCGTCCGACCGGGTGCTGCGGGACGAGGAGATCCTCTCGGTGATTCTGGAGCAGATCTCCCCGCTGCCCCAGGGCGGGGTGTCGGCGTGAACGGACCCGCCGAGTCCCGGACAATGCCGGCGGTGGCCACCCGCCCGGCGCTGCGCCAGCTGCTCACGGGAAACGAGGCTATCGCCCGCGGGGCGTTCGAAGCGGGTGTGCACCTGGCCACGGGATACCCGGGCACGCCCAGCACGGAAATCATCGAGGCCCTGGCCCGCTTTCCGGAGGTCAGGGTGCAGTGGTCCGTCAACGAGAAGGTGGCCCTGGACACTGCCCTGGGGGCGGCGCTGGGGGGAGCGAAGGCCCTGTGCGCCATGAAGCACGTGGGGCTGAACGTGGCGGCGGATACCCTGATGACGGCTGCCTACACCGGGGTGGGCGGCGCTCTGGTCGTGGTCTCGGCGGACGACCCGGGGTTGCACAGCTCGCAGAACGAGCAGGACAACCGCTTCTACGCCCGGTTCGCCGGCATTCCCATGCTGGAGCCCGCCGACGCCGAGGAGGCGCGGCGCTTCACCCGGTGGGCCTTTGAGCTGAGCGCCCGCTACGATGTCCCCGTGCTCCTGCGCACCACCACCCGTGTCTCGCACACCCGCTCCGCGGTCACCCCGGAGCGACGGGAGGAGGCGCCGCCTGCGGGGTTCGTGCCCGACCCGGCCAAGTACGTCATGCTTCCCGCCCATGCCCGCGGGCGCCACCCCGTGGTACTGGAGCGGCTGGCCCGGATGTGTGCCGAGGGTGACCCTCGCTTTGCTGTGGTGGAACCGGGAGACCCGGCGGTGGGGGTGGTCACCAGCGGCGTGGTCTACCACTACGTGCGGGAGGTCCTGCCTCATGCCAGCATCCTCAAGCTCAACCTGACCCATCCCCTGCCGCTGGATGTGGTGCGCGCCTTCGCCTCTGGGGTGCAGCGCCTCCTGGTGGTCGAGGAGCTGGAGCCGTTCCTGGAAGAGCAGCTCCGCGCCGCCGGTCTGGTCGTGGAGGGGAAGGCCTTCTGGCCCCGGGTGGGAGAGCTGACGCCTGCGCTGGTCCGGGCGGGATTTGCCCGGGCCGGGATCCTGCCACATGGCAGCCCGCCTGTGTCCGCGTCGGTCATGCCTCGACCCCCCGTCCTCTGCCCCGGGTGCCCGCACGTGCTGCCCCTATTGGCGCTGCGCAGGCTGGGGGCGACCATCTGCGGCGACATCGGCTGCTACACCCTGGCCGCCCTGCCGCCGCTTGGCGCCATGGACACCTGCGTGGCCATGGGTTGCAGCATCGGCATGGCTACAGGCCTGGCCGCATCCGGGCACCGCGGTCCCGTCGCCGCAGTCATCGGGGACTCCACCTTCCTCCACGCCGGAATCCCCGCGTTGCTGGACGCCGTCTACAACCGGGCGCGGATCGTCGTGGTGATCCTGAACAACGGCACCACGGCCATGACCGGGGGCCAGCCCCATCCGGGCACCGGGAGAGATGTCCGGGGGGAGGCCGCCCCCGCGGTGGACCTGGCCGCGCTGTGTCGCACCCTGGGCGCGGGCCTGGTGGCCACGGTGGACCCCTACGACCTGGGGGGGACGTACCGGGCCGTGGAAGAGGCCCTGGCCTTTGACGGGGTGGCCGTCCTCATCACCAACCGCCCCTGTGTGGAAGCTCCGGTGAAGATCCGCGACATCCCCTACTTCGTCGTCTCCGAGGCGTGCATCGCCTGCCAGCTGTGCATGAACCTGGGCTGCCCGGCCATAACCTGGGGCCGCGGCTGGTACGAAGGCCGCCCCAGGGTCGTCATCGAGGAGACCCAGTGCACCGGCTGCACTGTCTGCGCGCAGCTGTGCCCTACCGATGCCATCCGGCCCGTGACCGCGCGGGCGGGGCAGAGATGAGCGAGGGCAGCGTCCTCATCGTGGGTGTGGGCGGCCAGGGGGTGCTGCTGGCCAGCGACCTGCTGGCCACGGTGTGCCTGGACGCCGGACTGGATGTGAAGAAGAGCGAGGTCCACGGGATGGCCCAGCGCGGGGGGGTGGTCATAAGCCACGTGCGCTTCGGGGCCTGGGTGCACAGCCCTCTGGTGGAGGAGGGCCAGGCCGACGCCCTGGTGGCGCTGGAGTGGGCTGAGGCACTGCGCTGGAGCGCCTTCCTGCGACCCGGTGGCGCGCTCATCGTCGACCCGGTGCAGATCGTCCCTCCTGCCGCCTGTGCCGACCGGCGCACCTGGACGTCCCGCTACCCGCCCATGGATCCCCCCTCCACCGGTGGCCGGGGGCCTCAGCTGTGCCTGATCCCGGCGCAGGCCCTGGCCAAGGCGGCGGGCGTGGCCCGGGCGGCCAACGTGGTCCTGCTGGGCGCCCTCTCCACCCGGCTGGACTTCCCCCCGGCGGCCTGGGAGGAGGCTATCCGGCGGCTGGTCCCGGCGGCAGTGGTGGAGGCAAACCTGCGGGCGTTCGCTGCCGGGCGAGATGCCGACCCGCTCCCGCTCCCACCGCCGGGTCCCAGGGTCGCTCCCGGAGGGGAGCGTCGTTTCGCCGTGGCCGTGGTCTCTGCCTGGTGCAAGGGATGCGACATCTGTGTGCGCATCTGCCCCCAGGACTGCCTGCGCCTGGATTCGCTGGGTCTCGTCCGCGTCACTGCGCCGGAACGTTGCACAGGTTGCCGCCTGTGCGAGCTGCTCTGCCCCGACTTCGCCATCACCGTGGGGGAAGAGGGAGGGGCGGTCGTTGTCTGAGCCTCGCCTCCTGCTGGGCAACGAGGC is part of the Armatimonadota bacterium genome and encodes:
- a CDS encoding LeuA family protein, whose amino-acid sequence is MREQGGGRQWIYEWNAGRGAPRPARRVEVNDETLRDGLQSPSVIHPPLETKCQILHLMAELGIESANIGYPAAGPRALEDVVRLAQEIGRARLPIRPNCAGRTTEADITPIAEAQDRSGVAIDAALFIGSSPIRQYAEGWGLDFLRRTTEQAVTLARRLGLEVMFVTEDTTRARPAHLRALYTTAIECGARRICLADTVGHATPWGVRRLVRFMRRVVEGTGREIKIDWHGHRDRGLDLINSLAAIEAGADRIHACALGIGERVGNTPMDLLLVNLKLLGWRDADLSALPRYCETVARAVGLPIPCNYPVVGKDAFETSTGVHAAAILKAYRKGHHWLANRIYSGVPAEEVGRQQVISVGPMSGQANVVCWLQRRGIEPVPRLVEAILDAAKASDRVLRDEEILSVILEQISPLPQGGVSA
- the iorA gene encoding indolepyruvate ferredoxin oxidoreductase subunit alpha encodes the protein MNGPAESRTMPAVATRPALRQLLTGNEAIARGAFEAGVHLATGYPGTPSTEIIEALARFPEVRVQWSVNEKVALDTALGAALGGAKALCAMKHVGLNVAADTLMTAAYTGVGGALVVVSADDPGLHSSQNEQDNRFYARFAGIPMLEPADAEEARRFTRWAFELSARYDVPVLLRTTTRVSHTRSAVTPERREEAPPAGFVPDPAKYVMLPAHARGRHPVVLERLARMCAEGDPRFAVVEPGDPAVGVVTSGVVYHYVREVLPHASILKLNLTHPLPLDVVRAFASGVQRLLVVEELEPFLEEQLRAAGLVVEGKAFWPRVGELTPALVRAGFARAGILPHGSPPVSASVMPRPPVLCPGCPHVLPLLALRRLGATICGDIGCYTLAALPPLGAMDTCVAMGCSIGMATGLAASGHRGPVAAVIGDSTFLHAGIPALLDAVYNRARIVVVILNNGTTAMTGGQPHPGTGRDVRGEAAPAVDLAALCRTLGAGLVATVDPYDLGGTYRAVEEALAFDGVAVLITNRPCVEAPVKIRDIPYFVVSEACIACQLCMNLGCPAITWGRGWYEGRPRVVIEETQCTGCTVCAQLCPTDAIRPVTARAGQR
- a CDS encoding phenylacetate--CoA ligase, with the protein product MIWDPERECADRVSLVQVQLERLRAVLARLAARVPFYRQRLAAARIDADGITALEDLRRLPLTTKDDLRRLYPFGLFATDSDEPVELHCSSGTTGTATLVGYTRRDLEIWSEVMARTLAAGGVRPGDLVHNAYGYGLFTGGLGFHYGALRLGARVLPISSGQTARQVRLLRELGATVLACTPSYALHLAEVVEEAGMGPLSLRVGLLGAEPWSEGMRREIERRLGITAVDVYGLSEIIGPGVACECAEARQGLHINEDHFLAEVVDPASGEVLPDGETGELVLTTLTKEATPLLRYRTGDLTALDRAPCPCGRQLARMARVRGRVDDMLVVRGVNVFPADVEAVLTSLGELAPAYQLIVDRQTTLDELEVQVEAREWLTPAAGEGLAMRVAAAIRDQLGLRTRVTVLPPRQLPRSEGKALRVVDRRGLKEGVRR
- a CDS encoding 2-oxoacid:acceptor oxidoreductase family protein, translating into MSEGSVLIVGVGGQGVLLASDLLATVCLDAGLDVKKSEVHGMAQRGGVVISHVRFGAWVHSPLVEEGQADALVALEWAEALRWSAFLRPGGALIVDPVQIVPPAACADRRTWTSRYPPMDPPSTGGRGPQLCLIPAQALAKAAGVARAANVVLLGALSTRLDFPPAAWEEAIRRLVPAAVVEANLRAFAAGRDADPLPLPPPGPRVAPGGERRFAVAVVSAWCKGCDICVRICPQDCLRLDSLGLVRVTAPERCTGCRLCELLCPDFAITVGEEGGAVVV